The window ATCAGCTATTCGCATCATCTCCCTCTCTTTCTCCATATCCTTCTTATCTTCTCCGATTCCTCTCGCCAGCTCATCGCACACTTCTTCAAGAACATCTCTcgatctcttctctctctccatctcctcCTTCATCTTCCTCTCCCTTTCCTTAGCCTCCTCCAGCTCTCTCCCTAACTTTCTGTTCATCTTCTCCGTTCGTTGCCTGAGCTTTCTCTCGACCACCGCCTCTTCTCGAAGCTTCTCTATTAAACTTcgtctctcctcctcctcagcGTCGAACTCGCTCATCAGATGCTTCAGAGAAGATCTTGCTCTGTCTAGTTCGCAAACCAGAGCTGAGATTAAACGGTTGCTTGCTGTCTTGTGATCGTCTCCGAGTTTGCCGATACGTTTTAACACCTTTACGAGCTCTTTAGACGTTTTTAAGCCGTCGTTGATGTTCTTGAAACGAGTTTTcacctgttaggtttagggtttaactaATCAGTGGTTTCTTCTTACGCAAGAAaggttgttttgttttgtaagaaagaaaaataacgTACCGAGTTTGTGCCGGTGGTTTTGTATTCTATTAGTTTTTGTTTCTGAGGATCTGTTGCTCTTTCATGGAGAATGGTTCTCTATGAAAAGTTTGATTATCAAGACTTGGAGTTCaagaaaagaataaagaaaaaaaacataggaAACTTGAGACGGAAGCAAACACTAACCTCTGATCCAAACCGGGAAATGGGATCGGATGAGTTTAGCTGGATGTGATTGGAAGAGATCTCTGTTGGCTTCTTCCTTATGTTTCTCGACGGTTTCTTGCTTCTCAAGTTATCTCTGTCGGAGTTTAGGGCAGGATCTGTGCCGCCGTCGCTGATCTCCCACAGAGTTGCCGCCAGCTTTCTTGCCGACATTGGGAGTTTCTGAAATTGATCTACAGAATGTTTTTCCGGCGATAAGGACAAGAGTACGGGAGTTTTAGCGGCGGAGATGGACTTCACCGGAGTTCCTGAGCCGCCGTTGTCTTGTGCGGCTCTTTTACCGGCGAAAATTGCGCGTTTGAAGCGGTTTTGACGAGCtagagatgaagaagaggaggaagaaccACCTCTCTTCCTGATCTTGCACCCTTTCTTCCGATCCATAAGTTTGTATTGTAGTACAACAAATCAGCAGAACACAAGATTGTCTCGAATCTTGTCTGAAAATGAATAAAGAGACTGAGGAAaagatttgaaagttggattgGGTTGGTGCTTTTTATGAGAAGTGGGTGATGAGGTTGATCGAGTAGAAGAAACTTGAAGCAGTTTCTGGAAGATATTGTTTTCGAATCTCTGAAGAAACTTTAAAGTGAGTGAAAGAGAtattacaaaaagaaagaaagagaaagttaAGATTaatgttttgtgtgtgtttccTTTTGCTTTTTCTCAAGTtttattagagcatctccaaaaagactctctattatagagttttgcaaattctatatttgaagtttcaagatatttttttctaaaaggaaaacttcaaatttaacttcaaaactatttgtaatttatattatgctccttatatttgtcataattaatataaatccataaaacttttgtagataactagcacatatataaaaatattatagtaatattaattaataaaatcttacattaaaatataaaattataaatagaaatacataactaaatattaaactacaagaaaaataccacattattacataaaattattttattaatgctCCATTTTCGGttatacaaaatttgtttggacaatattttagaagttccagagaaaatttactagactattagtgttgatgtaatatttaaatttgtataacaattatgtcttcatgtatatatcttcttaaaaaaaattattaagtttcttttgtaatattctttttgtctaaatctagttttaaaatattataaatctttattttgatttttaaaaaaacttttatatgtaaaattttaatttataaaaataaatttgaaatatttaaaatatacagaagttttaaagattaaaaccatgaataaaaaaatacttaagaatcataaatgtgatgtataattaattataaggaccaaaatgcaaataaaatgatgaaacttcaaatttagagttttgagtagtgaaacttcacttcttaaaactctaaatttgaagttttgaagttcctttttggagagccaaaaactctatatttgaagttatagagtttcttttggagatgctcttagagtAAATTATCTCCCTATTTGTATATGAAAGAAAAAGGGAAGAATAAGAAGAGATGGTTGCTGAGATTCTTTAATTCCTTTTGAAAGactttgaaaaaggaaaagagcTTTGAATCTGGGAAATTGTGTTACTTCTTGGaggaagaaagagagaagaatgtGGAGGAAACAAAGGATGGGAAGAGAAAGGAGTGTGGTGTGTTTTGTTTGTGTGCGTTGTCTAATTTGCAGGGTTCATTGTACACAGTACACACCATTAAACCAGTCTTTttccaattttaaaaaattatttcaataaTTCTATAATTAATAACTGTCCTATAACTCATTAATGCAAACAACGACTTGTAAAAGGGTGGTATTATGGAATCTGTCAATCCAAATTAATACTTTTCTAAAGCAAATCTCTCTATAGGACATTTAAAAGACTTGCCAACAGTCTAAAAAGACAGTTCAATTCAGAAGCTTTTTAGGGAATGATCCGAGCAGCTGTTGTAGATAGAGAGTTTGATCAGTGGTTCTCAAATAATCTATGCATCACCCACCATGCTATGACAAAGATTAACATGATTTTAGACAAACATATACTCACTTATATTGTGACattttaaagataaaatatagacaaaaataaaacatatttgagAAAATGACACTGGCTattgatattattatttaagtttttttttcttaaattttcaaatttggaTTGTGTATTTCTGAAATGGTAAATCGGATTTTCTCTCGCATAAACTATTTTCAAGCTAAATGGGGATGACAAGAACAGCTGCAAAGAAAtgagtttttataatttaaaggaATTGTGTTTTGAACACCAATTTAAAGCaaaatttgattatataaaTTCGTATATTTTGTGTTTGGCATTTGAAAGACGGGCACATGTTTGAGTACAATAATAATGAAATACTTATGGAAACATCCCAAGAGATGCCTTCTTTGTCAgtcaaatcaaatctctcttccATATCTTTTTAGAGAAATTGCACTTCATGTACAAAGATAACTGCATAATTTGCAGATATGGAAAAGCCACTTTCTCGCTGATGTGTCTTTTTATAATGGCTGTTGTACCCCTATGTTGAGCGAAAACACAACCTATACCATATTCAGAACCTCTGTATCTCTACATTACACgtgtttattttttatcaagAGAGAGTTACTTCCTCATCCACCAATCGATACACTCTTTGGTTTTCCTCGATAATTTCATCGCCTATTGCTACAAAATTACCTCGTCTTCTCCATCATAATTGATACACTCTTGATATCTCCTCTCTTCTTATCTTCAAATTTATcaccttcttttcttttctatcGCCGTCACACCATCATGTCAACTAACCGTCGCATCGTCACTCCATCACACCATTACCTCTGCTCAAGCTCGCCATCACACAGTTACCTCACCTCTGCTCAAGCTCACCGTCACGCCGTCACCTCACGTATGTTACAGCTTCCCGTCACCTCACCCTTGCTACAGCTTGCCTTCATTTCAGCTAATGGAGAGGAGGAAGATCCATGATGCTatagaggaggaagaagaacaagaggagAGAGAACAAATAAAAGGATGAGAGAGGATGCCGAAGAAGAAGCGAAGAACAGAGGCTCCCGGAGACACGACGACGGAGACTGGCCATAGAAGCTGACGGAAGAGTAAACGTCTGTTTACTGATGACATCCTGGATTACTAGTTGCATGAGTCTCTGTTGAATCACACACAAAATAATCATTGTTGCgaataatataatatgtatGAATCACAGGTCTTGAATATCATCTTCCTTGTTCATTACGCGTTTATGTTTTGATTTCATGCAAACAACAAATGCAATATTACAATTCAAGATACAATATtagtaaaacataaataatttggTATGAGTTATCCCAAACCAGCTAACAATAAGCATAACCatataaagaatataaaatattttaataggaAATCTTATGTTTAGtcgaatataatatattatatacggCTAACcatttttttaatcatatattgTGATTTAATAGATggttaattttatgtttaaccGTAAAAGTAAATTCAGTCATATATTTTGCAG of the Brassica rapa cultivar Chiifu-401-42 chromosome A03, CAAS_Brap_v3.01, whole genome shotgun sequence genome contains:
- the LOC103856510 gene encoding golgin subfamily A member 6-like protein 1, which produces MDRKKGCKIRKRGGSSSSSSSLARQNRFKRAIFAGKRAAQDNGGSGTPVKSISAAKTPVLLSLSPEKHSVDQFQKLPMSARKLAATLWEISDGGTDPALNSDRDNLRSKKPSRNIRKKPTEISSNHIQLNSSDPISRFGSERTILHERATDPQKQKLIEYKTTGTNSVKTRFKNINDGLKTSKELVKVLKRIGKLGDDHKTASNRLISALVCELDRARSSLKHLMSEFDAEEEERRSLIEKLREEAVVERKLRQRTEKMNRKLGRELEEAKERERKMKEEMEREKRSRDVLEEVCDELARGIGEDKKDMEKEREMMRIADVLREERVQMKLMEAKFEFEEKHAAVERLKKDLRRVLEGKGSSEIGRVLEIIDGSDDESDLKSIELNMESGSKWGYVEDDDPVEKRSVVVDNGERDESLKTLKEYIVSNMRFIGSSSSEQWNHRHLPSVEFV